The following proteins are co-located in the Polystyrenella longa genome:
- a CDS encoding DUF4339 domain-containing protein, producing the protein MPSTWFIKENEGISGPFAGSEMKRFLKEGRIKRDTLLSKDASTKKWIAAGRLSSLFPQQSASTLNESTGESCFKTSEFELRLENQLESVETSSSESGPVPSVDNPDELDIESDSPPPSLPLEPVMGDIQVAAYPANLSPDQTQPWPQHYPQGPVYSPGVPHPHQLAINSPHAMHPVASSPQDLVTSGPSLTGRKTKTVLWLGIGIPTAISLLVVLVFGAWYLGRNQATDAPTRAHGVVQSAPDTAVFESQLEDLRKRREALEHDIRELKTEKDDLNSEKRKLSEEQKRLTEELKDLTSKLESIHDWQSVEFAFVNPTAMVGGVRVDEDGKFRLVKKDTSNFAPQIIHLLRKSDIPRIGIDKKLTQRILQETEEGEPLSDILQSEAGKYWKKYKIVPFDRVGVDSVKFVAFDDLSQKKRRVGFFQGIEGNELKFFGIGNKSVISIPRDQIRIGSLTIGRKNDIIPKLNTSDFLEYAALSIAQAIELPKEESYVNLAIHVQVDDYARDSGKPEMPDPHFKTPWIDTLAKYGKWSYEYNEWKKKPPTLERAKAYLEDELYAVLNGLNLSVLEREYKMSLFHELNELLKLGLSIIDPDVLHMDSVENAIPLSSLFNATHVVIAELKPARDGGEYHLSIRLVEVGTRQVLWAGQSDRVRDSGMLTRQYYLSSGQTALLTPVNDEKVQKSFVGVEKRRIIDPGQGFEESNYQKSGYIVYLESALKDDTVIYRTLFEKTLHHVSADNVSIKLIDDFNEVPPNQFNRYLLSRIVSGFMPSAGRITKIDNDEVTFSLGKGKRIRPGDRMYVLRPVGNNTSIGDPEVEKSQEEMLSRELIVTEVYDNHCTAVASDTGAEDWWPENSFLDIDDIVIHSTNKRHVGGLISLIWEPPPPGSPNHKRLRNRNKAMRSYLETMDAIKTLDRILYEGLIKLNVPMVRIAANDIGDDERTSFISRPTDRKSYEEKCIEAMQRAGATHVVGGYINHWDTNKYRIKYGILPVSKSGASREFTEVSEFELLEAHLR; encoded by the coding sequence ATGCCGAGTACCTGGTTTATTAAAGAGAATGAAGGCATTTCAGGACCCTTCGCCGGATCCGAGATGAAAAGATTCCTTAAGGAAGGGCGTATAAAACGAGATACATTGCTCTCCAAGGATGCGTCCACCAAGAAATGGATCGCGGCTGGGCGACTGAGCAGCCTCTTTCCTCAACAATCCGCGTCTACACTCAATGAATCTACTGGCGAAAGTTGTTTTAAAACATCCGAGTTTGAATTGAGACTGGAAAACCAACTAGAATCTGTTGAAACGTCTTCATCGGAATCTGGCCCCGTTCCTTCAGTGGATAATCCAGACGAGTTGGATATAGAATCGGACAGCCCTCCACCCTCCCTTCCGTTGGAGCCAGTGATGGGTGATATTCAGGTTGCAGCTTACCCTGCAAATCTCTCACCGGATCAGACGCAGCCCTGGCCTCAGCATTATCCGCAAGGGCCGGTCTATTCTCCCGGAGTGCCTCACCCCCATCAGTTAGCAATAAATAGTCCACACGCAATGCATCCTGTGGCATCCTCGCCTCAGGATTTAGTGACGTCTGGTCCAAGCCTAACTGGGCGTAAGACTAAAACAGTGCTTTGGCTAGGTATCGGAATTCCCACCGCTATTTCTCTGCTGGTGGTATTGGTGTTTGGGGCATGGTACCTAGGTCGTAATCAGGCGACCGACGCACCCACTAGAGCTCATGGTGTTGTTCAGTCAGCACCGGATACTGCCGTGTTCGAATCTCAATTGGAGGATTTACGGAAACGCAGAGAGGCGTTGGAACATGATATTCGAGAGCTGAAGACTGAAAAAGATGATCTGAATTCTGAAAAACGCAAACTGAGCGAAGAGCAAAAAAGACTGACGGAGGAGTTGAAAGATCTCACTTCAAAGTTGGAGTCTATTCACGATTGGCAATCGGTGGAATTCGCTTTCGTCAACCCGACAGCCATGGTGGGAGGAGTGCGAGTTGACGAGGATGGGAAATTCAGACTTGTGAAAAAAGATACAAGTAACTTTGCACCGCAAATAATTCATCTGCTGAGAAAGAGCGATATTCCACGTATTGGAATCGACAAAAAACTGACTCAACGCATACTGCAGGAAACCGAAGAGGGGGAACCACTGTCGGACATACTTCAGTCAGAAGCCGGGAAGTACTGGAAGAAGTACAAGATCGTCCCCTTCGATCGAGTAGGTGTCGACAGTGTGAAGTTCGTCGCCTTTGATGACCTCTCGCAAAAGAAACGTCGGGTGGGATTCTTTCAGGGGATTGAAGGTAATGAATTGAAGTTTTTCGGTATTGGAAACAAAAGCGTCATCAGCATTCCGCGAGATCAGATTCGGATCGGGAGTCTGACGATTGGCAGGAAGAACGACATTATCCCGAAGCTCAATACATCCGACTTTCTAGAATACGCGGCACTCAGCATCGCGCAAGCGATCGAATTACCGAAGGAAGAGAGTTATGTGAATCTCGCAATTCACGTGCAGGTTGATGACTACGCCAGAGATTCTGGTAAACCCGAGATGCCTGATCCGCATTTTAAAACACCGTGGATCGACACATTAGCAAAGTATGGAAAATGGAGCTACGAATATAACGAATGGAAAAAGAAACCACCCACCCTCGAGCGTGCAAAGGCATATTTGGAAGACGAGCTTTATGCTGTATTGAATGGGTTAAACCTGAGTGTACTCGAACGTGAATATAAGATGTCACTGTTTCACGAACTCAATGAATTGCTGAAGTTAGGATTATCAATTATTGATCCTGATGTACTTCATATGGATTCTGTGGAAAACGCTATTCCGTTGAGCAGTTTATTTAATGCGACACACGTCGTTATTGCTGAGTTGAAGCCTGCTCGAGACGGCGGGGAATATCATTTGTCGATTCGTCTGGTCGAGGTGGGGACGCGCCAGGTACTTTGGGCGGGACAATCTGATCGCGTACGAGACAGTGGCATGTTGACGCGGCAATATTACTTGAGCTCCGGGCAAACGGCCTTGCTCACCCCAGTAAATGATGAAAAGGTGCAGAAATCATTCGTCGGTGTTGAAAAAAGAAGAATCATTGATCCGGGACAGGGATTCGAAGAGTCGAATTATCAGAAATCAGGATATATCGTCTATTTGGAATCAGCCCTCAAGGACGACACAGTTATCTACCGCACGCTGTTTGAAAAAACACTTCATCACGTATCTGCGGATAATGTTTCAATTAAATTAATTGACGATTTCAACGAAGTCCCTCCAAATCAGTTTAACAGATACCTGTTGAGCCGAATTGTCAGTGGATTCATGCCCAGTGCCGGACGAATTACTAAAATCGATAACGATGAGGTTACTTTTTCGCTTGGAAAGGGAAAACGAATTCGTCCGGGAGACCGGATGTATGTGTTGAGACCAGTGGGAAATAACACAAGTATTGGGGATCCTGAGGTAGAAAAATCCCAAGAGGAGATGCTGTCGCGGGAGTTGATCGTTACTGAAGTTTATGACAATCACTGCACCGCTGTTGCTAGCGATACCGGGGCGGAAGACTGGTGGCCTGAAAACAGCTTTCTTGATATCGACGACATTGTTATTCATTCCACTAACAAAAGACACGTAGGCGGATTGATCTCCCTCATTTGGGAGCCACCGCCACCTGGATCCCCCAACCACAAACGTCTCCGCAACCGAAATAAAGCGATGCGTTCTTACCTTGAAACTATGGATGCCATAAAGACATTAGATCGCATATTATATGAAGGTCTGATTAAACTGAACGTCCCAATGGTTCGAATTGCAGCCAATGACATCGGCGATGATGAACGTACTTCATTCATCAGTCGCCCGACAGATCGTAAATCTTATGAGGAAAAATGCATTGAGGCGATGCAACGCGCCGGTGCTACTCACGTCGTAGGCGGTTATATTAACCACTGGGACACTAATAAATATCGGATCAAATACGGAATACTGCCTGTCAGCAAATCGGGAGCTTCACGCGAATTCACAGAGGTTAGTGAATTTGAGCTTCTGGAAGCGCACTTGCGATAA
- a CDS encoding transposase, with the protein MDMTLELYPSLERYLAASRTDCVTELTDEQWLLIEDLFPWEGPTRAGGRPQAPPRECLEGILWVLRTGARWKDLPKSFPSFTTCWRRFKEWTESGVFRLAWERLAEKLQREGELDWSEGMAEGTFAPAKKGGNVLARPNVARAPRSCCSLMDTEHR; encoded by the coding sequence ATGGACATGACGCTGGAACTGTACCCCTCACTCGAACGGTATCTCGCAGCGTCCAGGACGGACTGTGTTACGGAACTCACTGATGAGCAATGGCTGTTGATCGAAGACCTCTTTCCCTGGGAGGGGCCCACTCGAGCGGGGGGGCGGCCGCAGGCACCACCTCGGGAATGCTTGGAAGGCATTCTGTGGGTGCTGCGAACCGGCGCTCGATGGAAAGATTTACCAAAATCGTTTCCCTCTTTTACAACCTGCTGGAGACGTTTCAAAGAGTGGACCGAATCGGGAGTATTTCGACTCGCCTGGGAACGGCTCGCAGAGAAACTCCAACGGGAGGGAGAACTCGATTGGTCCGAAGGAATGGCCGAAGGGACGTTTGCCCCTGCTAAAAAAGGGGGGAATGTGTTGGCCCGTCCAAATGTGGCAAGGGCTCCAAGATCATGCTGTTCGTTGATGGACACGGAACACCGCTGA